Part of the Chroogloeocystis siderophila 5.2 s.c.1 genome, TTGAGCCGGATGAGTCATTTTACATTGCAAATCACGCACAAATGATTGGTCGCAGTAGAATCGACCTAACCGCTGATCCTCCCCCAGATTTGGTGATTGAAATTGACGTAACGTCTAAAACCCAGATGGATGCTTATAAAGCATTGAAAGTTCCCGAACTTTGGCGGTTTGAGAATCGCCAGTTACGAATTGATCTGCTGCAAAATAACCAATACATCGAGTCTTCTATAAGTCCAACGTTTCCTGAACTGCCGATTATCAAAATTATTACAGAATTTGTTGAGCAAGCACGTTCGACAGGGAGAAGTCCTGCTTTAAAAGCATTCAGACAATGGATTCGACAATGGCGCGCGCAGAATTCGTGTTGATTAGGTGGTAGCGTGATGAATTTAATGGCTAATTACTGAGCTTTTTACGGATAGCAAACCTACGGTAAAAGCTATCTAGGCTGATGATTCTGAACTCCTACCATGTTTTAAGCACCTCTTCAATTGGTCTATAGTGCTAGTTTTTGACAAGAAAGGCTGCACACTCTACGTGCGATGTCTGTGGAAAGAAATCTGCGGGTTGGACGCAGAATAGATGATATACTCCAGTTTGACATAGTAATTTGAGGTCACGAGCGAGCGTTGCGGCTTTACAGCTAACGTAGACAATTTGTGGTGGTTGAACTTGCAATAAAGTTTCAATAACTGTGCGATCGCAGCCTTTACGCGGCGGATCGAGTAACACAACATCAGGTACGATTTCTAGGTGGGGTAGTAATTTTTCAACCTTGCCCGCTTGAAAAGTAACATTATGGATATGATTTAAATCCGCATTGCGTTGGGCTTGCTGTACTGAAGTTGGCTGCAATTCTAAACCGATTACTTGTCTAACTTGCTGCGCGAGGGGTAAACTTAGCG contains:
- a CDS encoding Uma2 family endonuclease, whose protein sequence is MVMLQLSQIDVSPGQRIVLQNVNWQQFEEILEELGEHRGSRVAYSQGTLEIMTPLPEHEVTKGIIGDLVKILLEELEIDCESFGSTTFKRQDMERGVEPDESFYIANHAQMIGRSRIDLTADPPPDLVIEIDVTSKTQMDAYKALKVPELWRFENRQLRIDLLQNNQYIESSISPTFPELPIIKIITEFVEQARSTGRSPALKAFRQWIRQWRAQNSC